A stretch of Plutella xylostella chromosome 10, ilPluXylo3.1, whole genome shotgun sequence DNA encodes these proteins:
- the LOC125489109 gene encoding uncharacterized protein LOC125489109, giving the protein MEVQTDTWDLLIVYLVVSKLDTESMRQWEQHLSGSSIELPTWSELRDFLEARFRSLEMIDNNKITTQRTSQPKPIVKPKTFHTNMNRDVKTHDIKCAMCSGEHYIYNCKKFGEMPTNERQNFVQSNKLCFNCLAPSHSVLRCRQAACCRRCGRRHHSLLHFEREQNTEKPTESQTTSTSTGISSESSSRGRIDILLGAEIYSDVLLDGVIKHPKGNLLAQNTILGWVLSGRMSREPITAQRNITSLHVHVKEDEMLKLFWELENEPNKIEKRLSREEENCEEFYNATTVRDEEGRYVVKLPFKSENPECQNGRLREVAAKRLEYLERKLTKNTKLREEYHKVMDEYIKLEHMVPVQAADIGNPKAVYLPHHAVLRDDKDTTKVRVVFDASCKGVNNKSLNDDLLVGPKLQQDLRHILMRWRTHKICITADIVKMYRMVRVADEDTHFQRILWRDAPDKPIEHYRLLRLTFGTACAPYLAVKSLQRLADDEKHKYPLAAKITKTDFYIDDLLTGCDTEEEALTIYNDMNDLMRAGGFDLQKWSSNNENVMKYISENKRADQEVPLKVNSLVKILGVCWNRDTDSFEYTLNMLEPRQPITKRHILSEVAQLYDPEGWIAPVVVVAKMIIQKLWKTGLDWDDSVEGELLEEWLTYRQDLNNIKHITIPRWSHNSTTSKTELHVFADASQAAYGAVVYIRVIENENVYVSLITAKTKVAPVEKQISIPRLELCGAAMAAALISEVSQVLNINKENLHAWTDSTIVLAWLKGGASRWSTFVSNRVSTILNILDYEQWGHVATDMNPADYASRGLPASQLSSQSLWWSGPAWLSENDINVSTPDIEDTHEEEKVKTLTALINTEDELIWTKFSNLQRMLRVISYCRRWLNLKEAKEKREKHTQFITAEEIKQTLESCIKQAQEIEFKDEIKQLKSEGSVPKKSKLRNLCPLLDESGILRVGGRIQQSHTDYDTQHPIILPATSHLSRLIIVDAHQKTMHGGPQLMLNYLRSKFWIMRARDLSKKCYRECVTCIRYSVKNTTQIMGQLPEVRLKPNRPFKCEAVSLPLEMLASSSTFATSVHTLGTGIGKLYNEVGLVSLA; this is encoded by the exons ATGGAAGTGCAAACTGATACCTGGGACTTGTTGATTGTCTACTTGGTCGTATCAAAGTTGGATACTGAGTCTATGAGACAGTGGGAACAGCATCTAAGCGGAAGCAGCATTGAATTGCCTACCTGGTCGGAACTGCGAGACTTTCTAGAAGCTAGATTCAGATCATTAGAGATGATAGACAATAATAAGATCACTACGCAGAGGACAAGTCAACCTAAACCTATTGTGAAACCTAAGACCTTCCATACTAACATGAACAGAGACGTGAAAACACACGACATCAAGTGTGCAATGTGCAGCGGAGAGCACTACATCTACAATTGCAAGAAATTCGGAGAGATGCCTACTAACGAGAGACAGAACTTCGTGCAGTCCAACAAGCTATGCTTCAACTGCCTCGCGCCGTCCCACTCGGTGCTGAGGTGCCGGCAGGCGGCGTGCTGCAGGCGCTGCGGGCGGCGCCACCACTCACTCCTGCACTTCGAGCGAGAGCAGAACACGGAGAAGCCCACTGAGAGTCAAACTACGAGTACATCTACAGGTATTTCGAGCGAGTCGTCGTCGAGAG GGAGAATCGACATTCTACTTGGAGCGGAGATCTACAGCGACGTTCTACTGGACGGCGTCATCAAACATCCAAAAGGTAACTTACTGGCACAGAATACTATTCTAGGTTGGGTGTTATCTGGAAGGATGTCTCGAGAACCAATCACCGCGCAGAGAAACATCACAAGCTTGCATGTTCATGTTAAAGAAGATGAGATGCTGAAGCTATTTTGGGAGTTAGAAAACGAGCCTAACAAAATAGAAAAGAGATTGTCAAGAGAAGAAGAAAATTGTGAAGAGTTCTACAATGCTACAACAGTTAGAGACGAGGAAGGAaggtatgtagtaaagcttccATTTAAAAGCGAGAACCCAGAGTGTCAAAATGGTCGATTGAGAGAAGTAGCTGCCAAGAGATTAGAGTACTTAGAGAGAAAGCTCACAAAAAACACTAAACTTCGCGAAGAATATCATAAGGTAATGGatgaatatataaaattaGAGCATATGGTTCCAGTGCAAGCAGCTGATATCGGCAATCCTAAAGCAGTGTATCTTCCTCATCATGCTGTCCTGAGGGATGACAAAGACACAACAAAAGTTCGAGTTGTTTTCGACGCATCGTGTAAAGGTGTGAATAACAAATCGCTCAATGATGATCTCCTAGTAGGTCCTAAATTACAACAAGACTTACGACACATCTTGATGCGGTGGAGAACACACAAAATCTGTATAACTGCAGACATTGTCAAAATGTATCGAATGGTACGCGTAGCTGATGAAGATACTCACTTCCAGAGAATATTGTGGAGAGATGCACCAGATAAGCCGATTGAACACTACAGACTTTTGAGGCTAACATTCGGGACTGCTTGTGCACCTTATCTTGCTGTGAAATCTCTACAAAGGCTAGCAGATGACGAGAAACATAAATATCCACTCGCTGCAAAGATAACGAAGACGGATTTCTACATCGATGACCTTTTGACAGGATGCGACACTGAAGAAGAAGCATTAACAATCTACAATGATATGAACGACTTAATGAGAGCAGGTGGGTTCGACCTTCAAAAATGGAGTAGCAACAATGAGAAcgtgatgaaatacataagtgAAAACAAGCGAGCTGATCAAGAAGTTCCCCTCAAGGTCAACAGTTTGGTGAAAATACTAGGAGTGTGTTGGAATCGAGATACAGATAGTTTTGAATACACATTGAATATGTTAGAGCCGAGACAGCCGATTACCAAACGTCATATTCTTTCTGAGGTAGCCCAACTGTACGACCCTGAAGGATGGATTGCGCCTGTCGTCGTTGTGGCGAAAATGATCATACAGAAGTTATGGAAGACAGGCCTAGACTGGGATGATTCTGTAGAGGGTGAGCTACTTGAAGAGTGGTTAACTTACAGACAAGATTTGAACAACATCAAACACATCACGATACCAAGGTGGTCACACAACTCCACTACGTCGAAGACGGAGTTACATGTGTTCGCAGACGCTTCCCAGGCAGCTTATGGAGCAGTAGTTTATATCCGAGTCATTGAAAACGAAAACGTTTATGTGAGCCTCATTACTGCCAAAACCAAAGTTGCGCCTGTGGAAAAGCAAATTTCTATTCCTCGACTAGAGTTATGCGGCGCAGCTATGGCAGCTGCACTAATCTCAGAAGTATCTCAGGTATTGAACATCAATAAGGAAAATCTGCACGCGTGGACAGACTCAACCATCGTCTTGGCATGGTTGAAAGGTGGAGCAAGTAGATGGAGCACATTCGTGAGCAACCGAGTGTCCACTATACTCAACATATTAGACTACGAGCAGTGGGGTCATGTTGCTACAGACATGAACCCAGCAGACTATGCCTCAAGAGGATTACCAGCTTCACAATTATCGAGTCAGTCATTATGGTGGAGCGGTCCCGCTTGGCTATCTGAAAACGACATTAATGTCAGCACACCAGACATTGAAGATACTCATGAAGAAGAGAAAGTGAAGACTTTAACCGCTTTGATAAACACAGAAGATGAGCTAATTTGGACAAAGTTTTCAAACTTACAGAGAATGTTGAGAGTTATTTCTTATTGCAGAAGATGGCTGAACTTAAAAGAAGCTAAAGAGAAACGCGAGAAACATACACAATTTATAACAGCagaagaaataaaacaaacgttGGAAAGTTGTATAAAACAAGCACAAGAGATAGAATTCAAAGACGAGATAAAGCAGTTAAAGTCTGAAGGAAGTGTCCCCAAAAAGAGTAAACTCCGTAATCTTTGCCCCCTTCTTGATGAAAGTGGCATATTAAGAGTCGGCGGTCGTATCCAACAATCGCATACGGACTATGACACACAGCATCCTATAATATTACCTGCTACGAGTCATCTTAGCAGACTAATTATTGTAGATGCCCACCAGAAGACAATGCACGGAGGACCCCAACTAATGCTGAATTATTTGAGGTCTAAATTCTGGATCATGCGAGCGAGGGACCTATCAAAGAAGTGTTATCGAGAGTGTGTAACGTGCATCCGATATTCTGTCAAGAATACAACTCAAATAATGGGACAGTTGCCAGAAGTGAGACTGAAACCCAACAGACCCTTCAA